Proteins from a single region of Pyrus communis chromosome 6, drPyrComm1.1, whole genome shotgun sequence:
- the LOC137737374 gene encoding uncharacterized protein, whose translation MASGEMVSGVSDPRERTAEVQDVAKSKPKLKDLQASMETMEERLEKVERTILEFDTRLDEDVVDKEEIQTMVEDGKDELRGLVEGLRDELLGALNTVADKIRREVQVHLDNMEARLVALQEEIKDTKELKGDVAFCKEAVVKQFVQGPREIKALDSKVIDSFKPKSYNGKREAKELDTFVWNVERYFKYLKLEDDESKIATATMFLADNALMWWRRRSMEIEQGTFSLTTWDEFKKDLMLHFYPQNAKYEAKEKLRWLKQTGSVKDYVNTFVSLLFEVPNMLEEDKLMYFMSGLQNWAKLELQRRHVQTLSDAIAAAESLIEFRSSHQGDSKSTGKRGNHEKSGGAHKPKDKAETSKGAETSKPKEKKADKHDKGKGKSWQPSCYLCNGPHMMRDCPQKNALKAIAFKEDKVEESNDARMGCIRLLNAIQTTLPQPKAQVEGGSLFVDVKTGDKTTRVLVDTGATHNFMTSEEAIRLGLRVTKEPGSVKTVNSAATPIVGIARNVQVDIGAWKGKIDFTIVKMDDYGVVIGLEFMDKVRAFPIPFYNIFCILDEGRQPCLVPLERQAKKCTQHLSAIQFAKSWKKGEPTFLATLMLNEGEEKYGPLPK comes from the coding sequence ATGGCAAGTGGAGAGATGGTGTCCGGAGTCTCCGATCCAAGGGAGCGTACTGCCGAGGTCCAAGATgttgccaagagcaagccaaagttAAAGGACTTGCAAGCATCGATGGAGACCATGGAGGAGCGACTCGAGAAGGTGGAACGAACCATACTTGAGTTCGATACTCGACTTGATGAGGACGTTGTCGACAAGGAGGAAATCCAAACCATGGTGGAAGATGGTAAGGATGAACTACGTGGCTTGGTGGAAGGGCTACGAGATGAGCTCCTTGGCGCCCTCAATACCGTGGCAGACAAGATTCGGAGGGAAGTCCAGGTTCACCTTGACAACATGGAGGCAAGGCTTGTGGCGCTTCAAGAGGAGATAAAAGACACAAAAGAACTTAAGGGAGATGTGGCGTTTTGTAAAGAAGCAGTCGTGAAGCAATTCGTGCAAGGGCCGAGGGAAATCAAGGCGTTGGACTCCAAGGTAATCGACTCCTTTAAACCCAAATCCTATAATGGGAAAAGGGAAGCAAAGGAGCTCGACACATTCGTGTGGAACGTGGAGCGATACTTCAAGTACCTGAAGCTTGAAGATGACGAGTCCAAAATCGCAACGGCAACCATGTTCTTAGCTGACAATGCCCTTATGTGGTGGCGTCGTCGGAGCATGGAGATTGAGCAAGGTACGTTCTCCCTCACCACTTGGGATGAATTTAAGAAAGATCTTATGTTGCACTTCTATCCCCAAAATGCCAAGTACGAAGCCAAGGAGAAACTAAGGTGGCTCAAGCAAACGGGGAGTGTCAAAGACTATGTCAACACCTTCGTAAGTTTGTTATTCGAGGTGCCCAACATGTTAGAGGAAGACAAGCTCATGTACTTCATGAGTGGATTGCAAAATTGGGCAAAACTCGAACTACAAAGGAGGCACGTGCAAACATTGTCTGATGCCATTGCCGCCGCCGAATCCTTGATCGAGTTTAGATCAAGCCACCAAGGTGATTCCAAGTCCACGGGGAAGAGGGGTAACCATGAGAAAAGTGGGGGAGCACATAAGCCAAAGGATAAGGCTGAGACAAGCAAAGGGGCTGAGACAAGCAAACCGAAGGAGAAGAAAGCCGATAAGCATGACAAAGGCAAGGGTAAGTCTTGGCAACCCTCTTGTTACTTATGCAACGGCCCTCACATGATGCGAGATTGCCCACAAAAGAACGCCCTTAAGGCCATAGCTTTCAAGGAGGACAAGGTCGAGGAGAGTAACGATGCAAGGATGGGATGCATCCGTCTGCTGAATGCCATCCAAACAACCCTTCCACAACCTAAGGCTCAAGTTGAGGGAGGATCATTGTTCGTCGACGTCAAGACTGGTGACAAGACGACGCGTGTGTTGGTGGACACGGGAGCAACCCACAACTTCATGACGTCGGAGGAAGCTATAAGGCTTGGCCTCCGAGTCACAAAGGAGCCCGGTAGCGTGAAGACGGTGAATTCCGCTGCCACCCCCATCGTCGGGATTGCGCGCAATGTACAAGTAGACATTGGCGCATGGAAGGGAAAAATCGACTTCACCATTGTCAAGATGGACGACTATGGCGTAGTCATTGGGCTAGAGTTCATGGACAAGGTACGAGCCTTTCCCATTCCCTTCTACAATATTTTCTGTATCCTAGACGAAGGAAGACAACCTTGCCTGGTGCCATTGGAGAGGCAAGCCAAGAAGTGTACCCAGCACTTGTCGGCAATTCAATTTGCCAAGTCCTGGAAGAAAGGCGAGCCCACATTTCTTGCAACCCTAATGTTGAATGAAGGGGAGGAGAAGTACGGGCCTTTGCCGAAATAA
- the LOC137737145 gene encoding tetraspanin-8-like, protein MRVSNNLVGLLNFITFLLSIPIVWAGVWLSKQGSTECEKFLDKPVIILGVFLMLVSLAGLIGACCRVSWLLWVYLLVMFLLIVVLFAVTIFAFAVTNKGAGKVLSNRGYKEYKLGDYSQWLQKRVNSTKNWNKIKSCLIDSKVCSTFRDKYANDTIQTLYSENLSALQAGCCKPSDDCGFTYVTPISWTNNTATVSSNPDCSAWQNDEKVLCFNCQSCKAGLLDNIKSNWKKTAIVNIVFLIFLIVVYSVGCCAFRNNRMDNGYWKQ, encoded by the exons ATGAGGGTCAGCAACAACCTGGTGGGTCTCCTCAACTTCATAACGTTCCTGCTGTCGATTCCGATCGTGTGGGCCGGAGTATGGCTGAGCAAGCAAGGCAGCACCGAGTGCGAGAAGTTCCTAGACAAGCCCGTCATCATCCTCGGCGTATTCCTGATGCTGGTGTCGCTGGCCGGCCTAATCGGCGCCTGCTGCCGGGTCTCGTGGCTGCTGTGGGTCTACCTACTCGTCATGTTCCTCCTCATCGTTGTCCTCTTCGCCGTCACCATCTTCGCCTTCGCCGTCACCAACAAAGGCGCCGGAAAAGTGCTTTCCAACAGAGGGTACAAGGAGTACAAGCTCGGGGACTACTCGCAGTGGCTGCAGAAGAGGGTTAACAGCACCAAGAACTGGAACAAGATCAAGAGCTGTCTCATTGACAGCAAGGTCTGCTCTACTTTCAGGGACAAGTATGCCAATGATACCATCCAGACCTTGTATTCTGAGAACCTGTCAGCGCTTCAG GCTGGTTGCTGTAAGCCATCGGATGATTGTGGATTTACCTACGTGACCCCCATATCCTGGACCAATAACACTGCCACCGTTTCCTCCAACCCTGACTGCAGTGCATGGCAGAATGATGAAAAGGTTCTGTGCTTCAACTGTCAGTCGTGCAAGGCTGGACTGCTGGACAACATAAAAAGTAATTGGAAGAAGACGGCCATTGTCAACATTGTATTCCTTATCTTCCTCATCGTGGTGTATTCGGTTGGATGCTGCGCGTTTAGGAACAACAGGATGGACAATGGATATTGGAAACAGTAA